The nucleotide window TGCTGTTTGCAAAACTGCTATAATGACATCTGCAGATATTTTCAATGCCTACAATGATCACGTGATTGATTCTTTGGACCCTATGGTAAcatgaattctatgaaacttttcTGTGGCATCGCTTTACATTGTTTGTAAAGGACTCTTCATTTATATGCAATTAATCCATAGTTATTTTTCCCCAATTTGATCAATCTTGACTCATGCAGCTTACACAACTTCTTCTAAAGTCGTCACAAGACAAGCGATTTGTGTGTGAGGCAGCTGAGAGAGCTTTAGTAGCGATGACCACATGGGTTTCCCCTACATTGTTGTTACCAAAGTTGCAACCATATCTGAAGAACAGAAATCCTAGAGTTCGAGCGAAGGCATCAACGTGTTTTTGTCGAAGTGTTCCACGACTGGTAAGattgtttatttcatttttctgtTCTTATCAGAAGAAGTGATATCTGCTTTCTTTCATGCATTTggttttggtgttttgattggTTCTTGGAAAATATGAGGTATGTTGAGGATGCTAAATAGTTCTTAGGAGAAATCTGATTTGACTTATTTTACCTCAACTGCTGCCAAACTGGTTTAGCTTTTGCTTACAGTTTAGGACCCGTGCCGTCAAACTGGAATTTACAAAAATGGCGTAACTGTTGGAGTTTCATTGAATGTGGTTGTTTCTATGCTTATACTATGTAGATTCGCTCATCTATTccttatttttgtatttacttTTCTTTACACGTGATGTATGCTCAAAAACAGTAACCGTGTGCTTTTGTCCTCTATAATTCAATTGCATTTTCCAACCCACGTCTCTATATGTGATCTTCTCCTTGAGTGTTCCTAGTTATACTGTTGTACCTTGCCCAATAACTTGTCTGTTATCAAATATTTGTACATCGAGAAATTGAACAAGTATATTGCAGAGCTCATTCTGCAAGACCTTCAATTAGACGTGGTGCATCTTATTTCTTCCTGTTATATGCTCATCTCGTGTCCTGCCAACAGGGTGTTGAAGGTATTAAAGCGTATGGGTTTGACAAATTAATTCAGATCGCTGCATCTCAGCTTAGTGACCAACTTCCTGAGTCAAGGGAGGCTGCTCGGATCCTCCTCCTGGAGCTGCAGACTGTTTACGATAAATTTGATGATCCCCCTCCAGCAGCAGTGTGCGAGCATCCAGAAACGAGCTCAGCAGCAGCGTCTGAGCTCCCAGAAACGAGCTCATGGGAGAACTTTTGTCAGTCAAAACTCTCGCCTCTCAGTGCACAAGCTGTTCTTCGGGTAACCAGTGTCGCTCGGGAAGGTCTTGTTATGGGATCTTGACACAGGTTTATATTGAAACACGCACGAGCTTTAGTAGCATTGTATCTCCATTTTCCAACATATATGAGCTTTAGGGAAAAGGCCTATATCTGCCATTGATTTGATTTGCTTggtcaatttctcttttcattttttcgtGCTTGTAAATCCTTCGAAAGGTTGAGATATTTGGTCTTACAGTTGGAGCATGTAGTTGAGCCATAGTTTTACGATAATATTCTTCACACATCGCGATATTACAGCTGGGTTTTGTTCCTCCGATCATTGCTGTTGAAATGTTGAGGTGTTTCTTTTACTCAATCATTTGATGTCTATCTGCTTACACAGTGACAATGTTCCTTCCTCACCCATATTTTTGGGTGAAAAGTCCAATCAGCCCATGCATGATTAGCCAACTACAACCGATTAGCTTTGGTTTTAGATATTTTGTGATCATGATGTGTTTATTACTCTCTTTCgcttttgcgtttctaaaccaGAGTAGGGATGTTCGATCACGTCATTTGTCGAATCTCTTAACATCCAAGCGGTATAGCCCCGATTCACAAAACCCTACCCCAGTGTCACCCCAAATGCGGGGGGGCTCACTTTTGTTGCAAGAGGGTCTCTTAGCGTGACATTTCACATGTCATAAGCTGTTTCAGTAATGAAAATCTCGATCTGTGAGCATCAAACTTGACCTATTTTTAAGGGCTTGTAGCTGAAGCGGTTAAAGATAAGCATCATTACTTAATACTTTAGGTCCCATGCTAGGCCAGAGAATTTATGAAGgaagaaaaacatgaaaatcAAAGTGAGCAGAGAGGAGGAAGACAAACAGAAAGATTTAAGGCTTGTTTgcaagtgtttttaaaatgactgaaagtgtcTTTAGAGAAATATTTGTGGGTTCCAAAAGAACTTAAAGTGcttctaaaaacattttaaaccaaaaacgttttcagccatttcaaaagcacttctaaACGAGCTCTTAAACCGTGAATCTTCCCAAGATTTTATGTCTGAATTCTTATAATTTGGTTCATTACTAACCACTCCACGATAAAGACTGATTAACCCTATCtcctttatatttatattataactcTTCTTATTTCTCAGTGTTTTAGGTACTAATCCCACTTTATATTGTCATCAATTCCTTTGTCCAATCACAAATTAGTATACTCTATCCCTCTTCTCGCCAACAAATTTCATCTTTCCAGGGCTTCTTCTAAGAATCTGATTCGTTTTCGACTTCGATTCAGACTCTCGTTGAGCTGAATTCATACAACCAGTACTGGTTGCTTGGGTGAGAAGTAAGTTAATAAAGTTATGCTCCAATGAGTGACAAAATTGGAGGTGTTGCAGCGCAGATTGTGGCAATGGCGATCTTCATGTCagtaatattgttttttttcggAATCGGCTTCTTGATCTTAGTCCATGTGTGGATCGTTGGGAGGGCTTTCAGAAGAGGAGGACTTGGCGGCAATGCCTTAACGGCAGCTGCCATGGCCGCCGGCAGAACTGCCACCAGTGGCACCGCCACAACGTGCATGTCGAAAGACGACGTAGAGAAACTTCCAAGCTATGATTACGAAGCTAATTACAAAAGTAGCCCTGTGGATTGTGTAGTGTGCTTGGACAACTTCAAGATGGGCGAGAAGTGCAGGCTGTTGCCTTTGTGCAGGCACAGCTTCCATGCCCATTGCGTTGATGCGTGGCTTTTGAGGACACCGATTTGTCCGATATGCCGGGCCGGAGCTGGCACTGCTGCTGGTTTGGCCGGGAAGGGAGTGCCGGTTGCCGATGCCGGCGTTGAATTAACGGAGAGTCAAACAAGTGGAAGCGGGCATTTGAGTGATACTAGAGTTGACTTGGGGGAGAGGCAGGCAATAGAAAGTGGGCACCTGTCACCTGAGTGATGGTATAGTAAAGCAATGAGTTTTGAGAAATAAGCAAAAGGAAACGGAAAGTGTAATTCACACACTTATTTATACCTCCCACACACCCTTATTTGTTTTTcgtcattgatcttcttcaattcatttgatctgaaGTCCGAAAATTAAGAGGGGTGTGtgaaagtaaaaatgagtgtgtggataacactatTCTAACCAAAACTTGGCGATTTGAGGCCAAATGAGTTTAGGTTGAGAATTTGTATAAGATAATTTACATGTAACATACTAATATATAGTTCTTAAAGTTTAATGGTTAGTGTACATTGTGTTTTAAGTAGCTCTGATTTATTTGTCAAATTCTCTAAAATTTTCAAGCGCATATCTGTCTCTTATGCCATAAATTGGTAATctagaaatttcaaagatttctTGTGTATGTTTggattataatgttttatacatCCTGTAATTCCCGGTTAAATTTGTTGTTGCTTGGTTGTACCTTTATTTTATGTGGGCAAAGTAACAACATTCTCTCCGGATCACTTCCATCCGAATCCTCTGGATCCCTTCTATCCAGATCCTCTGGATCCTTTAATCATGTATATTCAACAGAAAATTGCACGGCCAAAAAAACATTCAGACAATCTTGACGCCATCGGAATGAGAAGTTGCAATGGCAGCAGCGGTCATGGGATCCTCTGCATCGAGATCCACGGCGATGACGTTGACGGTGGAAGGGTTGAGAGGGGCGCGAATGTCGGAGGAGACAACCACATCATCGGGATCAATGACTTCACAGTCCTGTTCGAGGCAAGGTTGCGATCGATGGCTTCGAGACCCTATTCGAGAAAGGAGAAAAAGTTGCGATGGCTTTGCAGCCCAAGGGAActtttaacaaatttttttattgtccTTTTGTCCACCTTCCTAAACAAAACATACTTCATTGCCTTGACATAAACTACGATGTGTTTTTGTATTGCCATATAAACTTGTAAGTGGAATGATTTAAGTTCGACTTCCGTAAATGACTCATTGTGTGATTTAGCCTACATCTTCCACTACTTGGTATAAATATATGGTTATaatataaaaactaaaattctCCACTTGTACGTAGAAGGTAGAatgttttaggtttaaattttgtaaatgacGAGTTCATACCAAATTATTACGGTTGGTTCATTGTGTGAATTAGCCTGAATTCTTCACTTCTTATTGTAAATATATGGTtgtaataaaaaatgaaaatgaaaacacatactttttttttctcctcctcTCTACCTTGTTTAATCACGTTTTGTTGTTTTCGGGGAAAGAATTTCTTGACGTGCTTATTTCAGGTTCTATGGCTGCTTCAGTTTgtatttgtttatgtttttgttttctcgAGTGCC belongs to Malus sylvestris chromosome 17, drMalSylv7.2, whole genome shotgun sequence and includes:
- the LOC126610589 gene encoding uncharacterized protein LOC126610589 yields the protein MSENALRDLNTIPGSERKNESSSKGGMTKPVVVNANENHEECPKKTTASVGSLSINGEEVANSVPEVGIAEVEYIESENLNDLEDVDTSLKTLLTGLESKDWVLVCEALNNVRRFSIFHKEAMLDMLGDVISLVVKSLKNPRSAVCKTAIMTSADIFNAYNDHVIDSLDPMLTQLLLKSSQDKRFVCEAAERALVAMTTWVSPTLLLPKLQPYLKNRNPRVRAKASTCFCRSVPRLGVEGIKAYGFDKLIQIAASQLSDQLPESREAARILLLELQTVYDKFDDPPPAAVCEHPETSSAAASELPETSSWENFCQSKLSPLSAQAVLRVTSVAREGLVMGS
- the LOC126610590 gene encoding RING-H2 finger protein ATL39-like, which gives rise to MSDKIGGVAAQIVAMAIFMSVILFFFGIGFLILVHVWIVGRAFRRGGLGGNALTAAAMAAGRTATSGTATTCMSKDDVEKLPSYDYEANYKSSPVDCVVCLDNFKMGEKCRLLPLCRHSFHAHCVDAWLLRTPICPICRAGAGTAAGLAGKGVPVADAGVELTESQTSGSGHLSDTRVDLGERQAIESGHLSPE